A stretch of the Lactuca sativa cultivar Salinas chromosome 9, Lsat_Salinas_v11, whole genome shotgun sequence genome encodes the following:
- the LOC111882008 gene encoding uncharacterized protein LOC111882008, with protein MQTEATVGVVEGGGPARKLVTHHQRPVQQQQSQVGTVSQLIAGGVAGAVSKTCTAPLARLTILFQVQGMHSDASTLRKASIWREATRIVNEEGFRAFWKGNLVTIAHRLPYSSISFYAFERYKNFLQMFMGVESNGTNISADLCIRLAGGGLAGITAASVTYPLDLVRTRLSAQRNVLYYRGIWHALRTISREEGIFGLYKGLGACLLGVGPNLAISFSVYDTTRSYWQMQRPQDSTVLVSLACGSLSGIASSTVTFPLDLVRRRMQLEGAGGRARVYNTGIFGTFGQIIRAEGLRGIYRGILPEYYKVVPSIGIVFMTYEKLKQVLSNVDTTCR; from the exons ATGCAAACGGAAGCGACGGTGGGGGTGGTGGAAGGCGGTGGACCCGCTCGTAAATTGGTAACGCATCACCAGAGGCCGGTGCAGCAGCAGCAATCTCAGGTAGGGACGGTGTCTCAGCTCATAGCCGGTGGTGTTGCCGGAGCCGTTAGCAAGACCTGCACTGCACCTCTAGCTCGCCTCACTATACTTTTTCAG GTGCAAGGTATGCATTCCGATGCTTCTACCTTAAGAAAAGCCAGTATATGGCGTGAAGCTACACGAATAGTCAATGAAGAAGGATTTCGTGCATTCTGGAAAGGGAACTTAGTGACAATCGCTCATCGTCTACCTTACTCCTCCATCAGTTTCTACGCATTTGAACGCTACAAGAAT TTTCTACAAATGTTCATGGGAGTTGAGAGCAATGGAACAAACATAAGTGCAGACTTGTGTATACGCCTTGCAGGTGGTGGTTTAGCTGGTATAACTGCTGCTTCTGTTACATACCCTTTGGATCTTGTAAGAACTCGCCTTTCAGCACAG AGAAATGTTTTATATTATAGAGGTATATGGCATGCTTTACGCACCATAAGCAGGGAAGAGGGGATTTTTGGCCTCTATAAAGGACTTGGTGCTTGTCTATTG GGTGTTGGCCCAAACCTTGCAATTAGCTTTTCAGTTTATGACACCACAAGATCTTATTGGCAAATGCAAAg ACCACAAGATTCTACTGTTTTAGTTAGCCTGGCTTGTGGGAGTCTTTCAGGAATTGCATCATCAACAG TAACATTTCCACTGGATCTGGTGAGGAGGCGGATGCAGTTGGAAGGGGCAGGGGGTCGGGCGCGTGTTTACAATACGGGTATTTTTGGTACGTTCGGGCAGATAATTCGGGCAGAAGGCCTACGTGGCATATACAGAGGAATATTGCCTGAATATTACAAGGTGGTCCCCAGCATTGGGATTGTATTCATGACTTATGAGAAACTCAAACAAGTATTGTCTAATGTAGACACTACTTGCAGATGA